The Accipiter gentilis chromosome 8, bAccGen1.1, whole genome shotgun sequence genomic sequence AGAAGCATTTGTACTGCACAGTGTGCCCAGAACAGCATGAGTGGGCGGATGGgatggcaggagcaggagggaggagaggaagggaagaggacTGCTTTTTTAAGAAGCACTAACAGCTTAAACACACTTAAAATGATAATTTAATTGAAGAGACCGGGGATTTTAGCCTTACAAAGATACCAAGGGAATCTTAGCTTTTTCAAACCAGATTTGCAGGTGATGTTTTCCTAAGCCTACACAGATTGTTGGATTATGTTTTGCTCACACCTAAAATAACTAAAATTGAAAACCATCAGCTTTTAAAACAGCTATCTCCCCTTTCCTCATCCCCTTCTGATTCCTGTATTTTCTATGCTTGGCATCGCTAGGTACACAGGCGATTTCACCACAATTTTAACGGTGATTCACTCCTCTCTTAAAGCACAGTTTCACATAGCAATTTTTGAGCTCACCTGCTCCCTTCTTGCTGCCTAGGGCCTTACAAAAACAAGAGCAGAATGTGGAAAACATTATAAATGCTTTTCAATGGGTCTTcataaaaacaatttcaaaacagtATTCACACTAAGGTATAAATATCCCCTTATGAATAAATGATGCTGTTATCCAATAAGCCCTGCACTTGATCCTACTCAGATCAAGAATAATTATTTCGCTCCTTCAGAGAGGTTAAAATAACCTCTCTTAGGGCATGGGAAACTTCTTTTCTGTGCATAATTTCAGTCAGCAGACAAATTGGTAAATAAAATCAGAGCACATCAACTCAGATGTAAGAAGGAAAAGAGCTAGTGGGCATACTAGGCAAAAGTGCAATGAATGTAATTGGGCCGTGaataaatttaggctggaaatcaGGAGACCGTTTCCAAATATCAGAGCTGTGAAGTTTCAGACCAGTCTTTTGATAAAAGCGGTGGGACAAAAAATGAACAGGGCTCAAAACAAAGCCTCCGAGTTGTCTGAAGGAGACTACAAGGTGTGGCTGCCAGCCATAGCTGAGCTCTGAACCATGATGCAGCGATCGCTCCCAGTCCGGTGCTCCCAAGTATCTCCTCTGGCAGCTAAAGGTTTGTCCTGCTGACAAAAGAGGAAGAGGCACCATCCGACATGTTAGTGTGCTACATCACCAGCGTAGCATCCTCAGGACACACCTTGGCACCATGTTTCTCTCTGAACCCAGCGGCTGACAGCACTGCGCTGCGCCAGCATCTCCTGGGGCGGTCACTGCCTGCGGGGCACCTCTGCCGCTGCCCTCTCAAACAGCACACACTCTTGAGGGAGATAGCAGGTTTTAGCTTTAAAAAAGGCACCTTATTTTCCTCACAGACTTCGCATGCCTTCCCTCCCGCTGTTACGTTGTGGAGGAATTTTCTGCCAGGGTTTTAGAGAGCAAGCCATGTTTTGGAGGGGCATATCTCCCTTCATCCTTCTAGAAAGCGGACCGCACGGGCGCTTTCAACTCCCTGTGGGAGACACCCGCGTTGCCAGGTTCGCTGGCACCTAAAACAGCACCACGAGGGTGCCCAAGAGGGGAACGCAGAGGTGTTCGGctcctgcccccccagcccaaaGGCAGCAGGGTGAGCCCCTTGCCCGAGGGACACCGGCCACCACAGCACCTCCACCACAGAGCTGCCAAGGGCCTGATCCCCAGCCTCACACCTCCCTCAGCCCGGACTGGGGGGAAGTCCTCTGCCTCACGCCCTGTCCCCCGCCTCACGACCCGTCCCCCAGCCCCTGGCCGGGGCTCCGACCCTGCCCCGGGACCCCACCAGCCCCTGGCCGGGGCTCCGACCCTGCCTCgggccccccccccaccagccctggCCGGGGCTCCGACCCTGCCTGGGGCCCCCCCACCAGCCCTGGCcggggctccccccgccgccccacgGGGCGAGGTGCAGCCCACGGCGGGGCAGCGGGCGCCGGGAGGGGGCCGGCGGCCGAGGCGATGAGGGGAGAACGGGGCCCGCCGAGCGCAGCCAATCGGCGAGCTCAGCGCCTGGTCCGATCTCTCCGGAGCTCTCTCATtggcctctcccctcccctcgccTCACGGCGGAGGCCGGCGAGGGCCAATGGGAGGCGggaggggcgggaggcggggcggggctgggcggCGAGCGCGCGAGCGGCGGGCGCGGTATGGAGGGGTCCCGGCGGCCGTGAGGGAGCGCGTGCGGGCGGCGGTCGCCATGTCGCCGGTGTGGTCGCTGGGCGCGgggctgttgctgttgctgctgtgggtgaGGCACCGGGGGCTGGAGGCCGTGCTGGTGCACCACCGCTGGGTCTTcgtctgcctcttcctcctgccgcTCTCCATCCTCTTCGACGTCTACTACCAGCTGCGCGCCTGGGCCGTCTGGCGCCTCCACAGCGCCCCGCGGCAGCACGCCCAGCGCGTCCGCCACATCCAGGCGCAGGTGAGACCCGGCCGGACCCCCcgcacccccctccccgggccggggGAGAGCTCGTCCCCCgtcccgctctttgccagcctgcCTCCCCGCTGCGGTGTGCACCGGCGATGGACGGGGCCTGGCGGCCaggcaccacccccccccccgcccccgccccggtcccccgCCGCCTCTCCCGGAGCAGCCGGGGCAAAATCCAGCCTCGAATCCGGTTACGGCAGCCGGAGCGGGAAAAAGGAAACGACTAAAAGCCAGCGGGTGTTTCTGTTCCtgtgggtttgggtggttttttttttccccgtctgAAACTTCTGGCGAAGTTGCGGCGTCAACAGCTGGCAAGTCCAGGTGCGGCCGTCCGGCTGCTGTCATTGTAACATCTTTAGAGACGTGCTGTGAATCTCTCTGTACGCTCACACGGCTCAGGCACGTACGCGTGTGCGCGGGTGTAACGTGAAAATGTTAGTCTTTGAAGGGTTGGCTTCATACTGTGCTTCAATACCACTTACGCCCAGCTTCTCGGCATTGTTGGCTCCAAGAGGGGATTGAAGGGGAGCTGAAACTTTTCTTCCACGCTGAAATGCAGatttctttaatgtttctgtgCGGTCTAATATTTATGATAATTCTGTCACGTCTGCTTCTGTTCTCTTCCTTGCCTGTCATGTTCATTGCAGCTACAGATGGGTATTAATGTGCACAGCGTTATTCTTTGAGGGTttgaggttgggttttttatcaCCAGATGTAGTAGTAGTCGAGCTTTGAAGAAAATGCTACAAttgatgtttttttccccaaatgttagCCACTGTGGCTTTGCAAAATTCACGGATCATGTGTATGGCTTACAAATTTTCCCTCCCaacttttctctctttgcctgttCCTTTTCGGGCTCAGACCATTTTTTGGTGTGTTTAGGAGGAGGCATTGTTTCATTATACTTCACAGAACTGACATTATTTATGACAAGTGATAATACCTCCCTTTGAGTATAGGTTTTCCTGTGGATTTTTAAAACTTCCATTCTAGTTTTCTGAATCCcatctccaaaaaaaccccaaagctacgGGGTATTAGAAATGCTTCCTCTACATAGACCCCTCTAGTCGTATTTTATTTAGAAGTTCAGAGGTCTGCAGAGAGACTTCCAAAGCGTTGCTACTCAAAATAGAGACATCCAGACTTCATTACTTGCAGGTAACATGCGTGTAGATGAGTAACATTTCTGAACGCTTTTTCACAGTGAGGGAAAAATGTTTCTGGTATACATTATTGACAATGTAAGGCGTGTATGCCTTACAGCGTCAGTTCAGTTGTTACCTCTTGCAGGTTCGGGAATGGAAAAATGAAGGCAGCAAAAGATACATGTGCACTGGCCGGCCTGGCTGGTTGACTGTATCACTTCGTGTTGGGAAGTATAAGAAGACTCATAAGAACATCATGATAAACCTAATGGATATTCTGGAAGTGGACAAGGAAAGACAGGTAACAAATTCATCACAAAGCTTTTTTTACCATATTTGTAGCTGGAGACGACATTAGATTCCATAAAGAACAAAGGATTTTTGTAGCAGTAGACCCACCAAATTTCAGGTTTTACAATGTGTGCTTGGATCATTCTATCCAAAAAAACAGCATATGGAATTGCTTAGCTTTTATGTGCCGAAGTCTGAAAGACCAGATTGATTTATGGTTTTGGGGACTGAGCAACAAGATGTTGAGGCAGAGGAGGAATCACTAAACAGTTTCAACTATTTTTAGTAGTGCTCTTCGGAAAGTAAGTCTCTGAATTCTGATAACAGATGGAAGTACAATCCAGTTAGCCATATTTTGTCATCGTTAATGCTGAACACTTAATTTACCCTTTTTGGGGggaattgggtttttttgctttttaggtTGTTCGTGTGGAACCTTTGGTGACCATGGGCCAGTTGACTGCACACCTGAATCCCATGGGCTGGACTATTCCCGTGGTACCAGAGCTTGATGATCTTACAGTAGGTAAGGGTCATTGTGGTGACAAGAGACTCACTgattttgctgcattttcattAGCTTTTTATGCAGTAACATGTTGCATTATTTTAAAGGTTCTGGAAATACTCTGTTGAACCTTATGTTCTATTCTGGTATTTATGTTATaagcacttcctttttttttttttttttttttaggcttaaaAGTCATGCCCAGAGCTTAAAAGTGAGGTTTTCTTCTCGTAAACCACCTCCATTTTGGAGTGTGTTTCATTTGATTTGTTATGTGCTCTCTTGTTAAGGTGGCCTGATCATGGGAACTGGCATTGAGTCTTCATCCCATATCTATGGACTTTTTCAACACACCTGTGTGGCCTATGAACTTGTTCTTGCTGATGGAAGCCTTGTGAGATGTTCACCAGTAagacaaaatgttattttgctaTCATTTACAATGTGGTTGACAGTTATCGGTATGGATATATGATTTAGTATGACATACTTTTTGCAGACTGAAAATTCAGACCTATTTTATGCAGTGCCTTGGTCTTGTGGTACTCTGGGTTTCCTGGttgcagcagaaataaaaatgattccTGCCAAGAAATACGTCAAAATACATTATGAGCCTGTGAGAGGACTGCAGAAGATTTGTGAAAAGTTCGCTGAAGAATCTAAGAAAAAGGAGAATAGTTTTGTGGAAGGACTTGTGTATTCTTTGGAAGAAGCAGTCATCATGACAGGAGTCTTGACTGATGAAGCTGAGCAAAGCAAGGTAACTAAAGGGAAAttactcacaaagaaaaaaaaatgcccccaAAGTTTAACTGAAGCTGTACAATATGCCAGTGTAAAGCCAGAATCATTATAAGATTGGAACAAATTGGAACAATCTCTTAACATGGGATTAAAAGTTAGATCTGTCCATCAGAATATCTTAAATTACAGCTCTTTGCTACTACAACAGAGCCTGTACTTGAAATCTCTTCAACTGGTAAGAAATGACCCACTGATTTCATTATTCTAGCAAACAATTTTGTCTACAGCCTTTTCACTGCAGTACCTAAGGAGAAAGCTTTTCACAGCAAGCTTTTAATACAGTTAATGTTGGTAAAACACATCAGGGACATTTACAGGAGGGACATGCTAACTGTTCACTGCAACCCTCAACCCAAATGTTTCTCCTCTGCCATAATGAGACTTTGGATTAATGATGGGTTGAGAGATCAGTATTTTAGGTATCCACTTCTGTCACATTCATGGTCTCTTAATCAGCTAGTAACAGGCAAGCCTTAGCAAGGCTGATTTAAATTAAACCTTAATAGCAAGAAAGGTGAGAAGGAGCCATGCATGTGGAGAAGTGAAGGCTCCCTAAATCTCTTGTGACAGTCTCATTCAAACTGTCACAGAGGGTATAACATTGATTCTTCACTGTATCGGAATTTGGGGACATAATTAATGTTGTCTAGTAAGGTGTAACTGTTACCTGTGTTGGTGTTTGCTAATGAATGCGTGTTTTCTTGTAGATAAACAGAATTGGCAACTACTACAAGCCGTGGTTCTTTAAGCATGTGGAGAAGTATTTGAAAGCTGACAGGACTGGAGTAGAATACATTCCCTCAAGACATTATTACCATAGACATACACGCAGTATCTTCTGGGAGCTCCAAGTAAGACCCGTTCCAAAACTAAAATAACATCCGCAGGAAGGTACTCTGGTCTTCTCGGTGTAGGTACAATGTACCTTGTTCCCCTTGGCCACGCTTCTGTCTTTCATGGCAGAGAAAACCAGTGAAGTTTATGGCAAATTTAAAAGTCCTGCGTTTGGGCAAAATAAATCTAAAGGCACTTTGTTATATATAAGGTGTTATATTATAACCTCCTAATTTCCATTTTAGTGCTTTTCTGAATTTAGACCTTAAGTACATATTTCAGTGTTAAGCTTTTATAGCTACTAAGTGATTTCCAAAGGCAGACAGTGGAAAAAACATGAATGTGAAATTATGGCTGAAAATTTGCCCTGCCTAAAATCAGAACACTAATTATAGAGTAAGGTCATTAATTTGAATTTCATAAAGTATACGTTGTGATGTACATTTACGCAAAACTTTATTTGGCATTCTGAAATATTCCCATTGTGACATTTGGAATCTCTGGCGTGAGATACTGGATCCTTTCAGCTCCTGGAGACATTAAACAGGAGTTGGCTGTGCAGGAAGTACTTAAAAATTTACAGCTTTACAATTTTTTAAGACCTGATCTTGTATGTGTTTATTCTTGCAAGAGTTGTGTAAGTTTGGTTTCTTACGTGCTCCTTCGTTAGCTGTTTCAAGATAATAGCCTTCTGTTCTCTGAACTTCATTCTCTGGACGTATTTATGAGCTGAGTGTGTTGTGATTCATATGACTGAAAACCAATCATTGTAACTAGAGGAGGCTTAGGGCAAGGCTGTGTAGCTAAGTTCAGTACAGGCCTCTCTTGCTTGTTCGTGTTTGTATTAtagtagtttagcaaaagtaaCAGCAGTTAAATTTATTGAAAATCTGGCTTAATATTGCTCTGAGGATTCTGAAGTATTGTCTTTTGGTTCACTTACACATTCTTAagtcaaacttttttctttcctctttaaagGATATCATTCCTTTTGGTAATAACCCCATTTTCCGTTACTTGTTTGGCTGGATGGTTCCTCCAAAAATCTCTTTGTTAAAACTCACCCAAGGAGAAGCTATTCGAAAGCTGTACGAGCAACACCACGTTGTACAGGACATGTTGGTGCCAATGAAGAGCCTTGAGAAATCTATCCAAACCTTCCATGCTGACCTTAATGTAAGATCAcgtgtttttaaaatgtagtgaaTCTTGGACTGTGTGTAATAAGAGCTGTGACTGTTGGTCTCAAGGCGTAATAGTCTGCTTGTGTAAAAGGTCATTATCGTATCCGGGGTAGTACTGTGCTTTGTGAGCCTATGATGCAAGGCAGCAGAAGAAATCAACACAGCTTtctcaaaaaagaataaaaacatgagATTCAAATGTTAGTAGAAGgcaaatatttctaaaagattTCATCACTTAATAAAACTTGAACTGACTTTTCTTTCACCTGAAATCTCTGGTGGTCTCACTAAACCCCAACTGTGGGCATTAATCTccctttcttgcttttatttctgaatttattttggtTACTATAAAAAGTACAAACTTGGAAATTTCAATTTTGGACTGACCTGGAAAAGAAAACTCTTCATTCTCTTTTTACTCAGAAAGTGTATTCAGTTGTTGCTTTGggatcagggattttttttttttttttaattttaatttcaaatatttaaggGGGAGGAGATGTAATTCTAGGAGGACATTGCACATATTCTGAGCATCTGGATCTATTTGTGTTATCGTCATTAGAAAGTGGAGCTAAGAACCACAGCAAGAGAACTGTAAAGGAATAGCTGTGTAAGTTTTGATCCCAAATTGGGAAGAAGTCCTCTTAACTCTTCATTTTGTTACCTTTACTAGGAGATAGCTTAAAGGATTGTTTTGTTAAAACTAAGTGATAAAGTGTTTTCTTACCTCTGCAGGTATACCCTCTTTGGTTATGTCCTTTCATATTGCCCAATAATCCTGGTATGGTCCACCCAAAAGGGGATGAAACAGAGCTCTACGTGGATATAGGAGCTTATGGAGAGCCCAAAAGGAAACAATTTGAGGCCAGGGCTTCAATGAGGCAAATGGAGAAGTTTGTAAGAAGTGTGCATGGGTAAGGATCCCACTCCTTAGAATAGTAATAATGCTATATAATTTGTATTGCCATGTGGTTTAATCACAGTTATTTAATCCTATGGCACTTCAATATTGCAATCATTTAACAACCACAATAATTGGAAACTGATTTTAATTACTAATTCTGAtattatgatttttaaataagattctacTTCCATCATTTGattgcaaaaccaaacaaatgagcACACTGGCTGAAGTTCTTGCAACGTATTTGGGAGCTGGGTAGCTTCAGGTCTCCTGTGCGTTCTTTCAGCTccaggctgctgcaggagcagagtcTCTGCTGCAACAAAATACATCCATGCAACCAGGTGCAGAAAGACCTCAGCAGTCTGTGCTGACTGTACATAAACAAGTTGCTGTCCAGAAGTGGCGTTAGCGTGGGTTGGTGACCGCTCTTAGCAAGGCTGGCTAGCCCAGCCCTCGGGAAGGCAGCCGCTGAGCTTGCATACTGGAGCTGACGTTTCAGGTCGTTTCAGAGCTTTTGGCTGCAGttggctgcagtccctccaggaaTCCCACAGGCTGTTAAAGTTTGGAcagcttccctgcctgcccttgggaCCATTCTGCTCCTTGCAGCCCTTGCAGCGTCATGCTGCAGCTCTGTCCCGTCCTTGCGCTGGTGTGTCCTTGCACGGGGAGGCCAGCCTTGACTCTTGCCTGCAGTCCCTGTGCGGTGGTGGGAGTCTTTCCTCCCTCATAACTTGTACTTCCATAGCTTCCTTTTCCCTACTCCGACTGTTATTACATAGGACCGCAGTAGGCGTGAGATATGTGCCCACCATCTGTCACAGACTCATGCCAGCCTAATTTGCTGTAGTAGTGTCAGTGGAGAAGCAGTTACAGGCTTGTTTCTCAGGAACAAAACAACAACTACACAGTATTTTTACACCATCAGTACAATTTATCCACATTTCTGTTTTGACCTACTTCTCAGTCTAACAGTGATTATATCCCATGTGGCTGAGTAACAGTGGTGAGTCTGCTTCAAGATGATTTGGAGAGTGTAAATGACTTTTAGCTGCAATAAGTGATCTGCCAGAGAACAAAGCAACTGAAAGttaattttaagctttttttaattaacttgaaattaagcttttaatttaaaGCTCTTTACTAACAAAGTTTTGTCTATTCTCTACCTGTCACTGGGAAATGAACAATGGATAAATGCTTAATCTTACAGTTTCGTAATCACACACAACAATAGAGCTTTTATGTAATAGTTTGTGTTTTACTGCTGTACTCTGATGCTAGCTGCATTTTAGAGTG encodes the following:
- the DHCR24 gene encoding delta(24)-sterol reductase; its protein translation is MSPVWSLGAGLLLLLLWVRHRGLEAVLVHHRWVFVCLFLLPLSILFDVYYQLRAWAVWRLHSAPRQHAQRVRHIQAQVREWKNEGSKRYMCTGRPGWLTVSLRVGKYKKTHKNIMINLMDILEVDKERQVVRVEPLVTMGQLTAHLNPMGWTIPVVPELDDLTVGGLIMGTGIESSSHIYGLFQHTCVAYELVLADGSLVRCSPTENSDLFYAVPWSCGTLGFLVAAEIKMIPAKKYVKIHYEPVRGLQKICEKFAEESKKKENSFVEGLVYSLEEAVIMTGVLTDEAEQSKINRIGNYYKPWFFKHVEKYLKADRTGVEYIPSRHYYHRHTRSIFWELQDIIPFGNNPIFRYLFGWMVPPKISLLKLTQGEAIRKLYEQHHVVQDMLVPMKSLEKSIQTFHADLNVYPLWLCPFILPNNPGMVHPKGDETELYVDIGAYGEPKRKQFEARASMRQMEKFVRSVHGFQMLYADCYMTREEFWDMFDGSLYHKLREQMNCKDAFPEVYDKICKAARH